From the genome of Geoglobus ahangari, one region includes:
- a CDS encoding secondary thiamine-phosphate synthase enzyme YjbQ gives MVVIEVETRKREEVVDITERIREAVRGKSGIAVVYSTHTTTGLIINEAEAGLMEDIIAHLSNLVPYRAGYRHDMIDSNADAHIKASLLGNSVIIPVEDGRLLLGTWQRILFVELDGPRRRKVHVIVYEAEKG, from the coding sequence ATGGTCGTGATAGAGGTAGAGACGAGGAAGAGGGAGGAGGTTGTTGACATAACCGAGAGGATCAGGGAGGCTGTTAGGGGGAAGAGCGGAATTGCGGTGGTTTACTCCACCCACACCACAACAGGCCTGATAATAAACGAGGCCGAGGCTGGGCTGATGGAGGACATCATCGCCCACCTCTCAAACCTCGTGCCCTACAGGGCGGGGTACAGGCATGACATGATTGACAGCAACGCGGATGCACACATCAAGGCGAGCCTGCTTGGGAATTCGGTCATCATACCTGTAGAGGACGGAAGGCTGCTTCTCGGGACGTGGCAGAGGATACTGTTCGTCGAGCTTGACGGCCCGAGGAGAAGGAAGGTGCACGTGATTGTCTATGAAGCCGAGAAGGGTTGA
- a CDS encoding RlmE family RNA methyltransferase, with product MKPRRVEDRQDHYYWKAKKEGYRSRAAYKLLQMDRKFGIIRKGYWVLDLGASPGGWSQVAVELGASVVAVDLAPMKPIDGVVFIQGDITSKETREMIRGVREKFDVVICDASPKITGHWDIDHYRSVELVEAAFSMAREFLKPGGSFVVKMFQGQETPRLYSEFKKHFRFKKLHSPPASRKRSSEIYFIGKGFGGKFRPKRDDTD from the coding sequence ATGAAGCCGAGAAGGGTTGAGGACAGGCAGGATCACTACTACTGGAAGGCAAAGAAGGAGGGCTACAGGAGCAGGGCGGCCTACAAGCTGCTGCAGATGGACAGGAAGTTCGGGATAATCAGGAAGGGCTACTGGGTTCTCGATCTTGGCGCGTCGCCCGGAGGGTGGAGTCAGGTTGCAGTAGAGCTTGGGGCAAGCGTTGTTGCTGTGGACTTAGCTCCAATGAAGCCTATAGACGGCGTGGTGTTCATTCAGGGTGACATAACCTCGAAGGAGACGAGGGAGATGATCAGAGGTGTCAGGGAGAAGTTCGACGTCGTTATATGCGATGCATCGCCAAAGATCACGGGTCACTGGGACATAGACCACTACCGCTCCGTCGAGCTTGTGGAGGCCGCGTTCAGCATGGCGAGGGAGTTCCTGAAGCCCGGAGGGAGCTTCGTCGTTAAGATGTTTCAGGGGCAGGAGACACCCAGACTTTACTCTGAGTTCAAAAAGCACTTCAGGTTCAAGAAGCTTCACTCTCCCCCCGCTTCGAGAAAGAGGAGCTCCGAGATCTACTTCATAGGCAAGGGGTTCGGTGGGAAGTTCAGGCCAAAGAGAGACGATACCGACTAA
- a CDS encoding coiled-coil domain-containing protein gives MKWYVVFGVVLLLAITPALTAAFEERERGHSPVMMGNESMNNTSMMMYAHGKEFAEKRKELQERWKERLEEIKEYRERIKERNEHIREMKERYKEKYMEEREKYEQLKHRGLDDPEVFNYARGFVVNGIGFAIAHLDSLENRVIAMNLSDDRTAEILGDIDALKVTLEEWKAVINNSTTPEELRENVKEFREEWQLIRIKINAVTSKVVALKFEEVIEKAENRTWMIEDKIAALKELGVDTSEIEEAYHEYLSGLAEAKGKITEALQHFENAINANTYSVAKEEYEEGKDAYHEAIDKFKDTMDELRDVFKEYAERMRYLSENSTASES, from the coding sequence ATGAAGTGGTATGTGGTATTCGGGGTTGTGTTGCTGCTGGCAATAACTCCAGCACTGACAGCGGCTTTCGAGGAGAGGGAGCGCGGACACTCACCGGTGATGATGGGCAATGAGAGCATGAACAACACGTCCATGATGATGTACGCCCACGGCAAGGAGTTCGCTGAGAAGAGAAAGGAGCTGCAGGAGAGGTGGAAGGAGAGGCTTGAGGAGATAAAGGAGTACAGAGAGAGGATAAAGGAGAGGAACGAGCACATCAGGGAGATGAAGGAGAGGTACAAGGAGAAGTACATGGAGGAGAGGGAGAAGTACGAGCAGCTCAAGCACAGGGGGCTCGACGATCCTGAGGTCTTCAACTACGCCAGGGGCTTCGTTGTGAACGGAATCGGGTTCGCCATAGCCCACCTCGACTCTCTGGAGAACAGGGTTATCGCGATGAACCTCAGCGACGACAGGACTGCGGAGATTCTCGGGGACATCGACGCGCTGAAGGTGACGCTGGAGGAGTGGAAGGCGGTTATAAACAACTCCACAACTCCGGAGGAGCTCAGGGAGAACGTGAAGGAGTTCAGAGAGGAGTGGCAGCTGATAAGGATCAAGATAAACGCTGTGACGTCCAAGGTGGTCGCACTTAAGTTCGAGGAGGTCATCGAGAAGGCAGAGAACAGGACGTGGATGATCGAGGACAAAATAGCGGCGCTCAAGGAGCTCGGCGTGGACACGAGCGAGATAGAGGAGGCATACCACGAGTACCTGAGCGGTCTGGCCGAGGCGAAGGGGAAGATAACCGAGGCCCTTCAGCACTTTGAGAACGCGATAAACGCCAACACCTACAGCGTTGCGAAGGAGGAGTATGAGGAGGGCAAGGATGCATATCACGAGGCCATTGACAAGTTCAAGGACACCATGGACGAGCTCAGGGACGTCTTCAAGGAGTACGCCGAGAGGATGAGGTACCTGAGCGAGAACAGCACGGCCAGCGAGTCGTGA
- a CDS encoding DUF429 domain-containing protein, with translation MKVGGIDVGLKRSVSALISGRSVRVFHDPYRLIDEGVEAVGIDSPLSFPENGPFRECERKLIEMGIRLFPSGAGFFRKVALKGMELAKAFESAGVEVYEVYPYATRVILNLAPHANKRRREGLEEIKRELERYVDAMLLRDHDEVDAAISALTVLLYRSGHGTVVDGTDGAIVVPKNVD, from the coding sequence GTGAAGGTTGGCGGGATAGATGTGGGGCTGAAGCGATCGGTCTCAGCCCTGATTTCCGGCAGGAGTGTGAGGGTTTTTCACGACCCTTACCGGCTGATAGATGAGGGTGTTGAGGCGGTGGGAATCGACTCTCCCCTCTCTTTTCCCGAGAATGGCCCCTTCAGGGAGTGCGAGAGGAAGCTGATTGAGATGGGCATCAGGCTCTTCCCGTCTGGTGCAGGGTTCTTCAGGAAGGTTGCTCTGAAAGGCATGGAGCTTGCAAAAGCCTTTGAGAGCGCGGGTGTGGAGGTCTACGAGGTGTACCCGTACGCCACGAGGGTCATACTGAACTTAGCCCCTCACGCAAACAAAAGGAGGAGAGAGGGTTTGGAGGAAATAAAAAGAGAACTGGAAAGGTATGTTGATGCTATGCTGCTAAGGGATCACGATGAGGTGGATGCTGCGATATCCGCCCTGACCGTCCTGCTCTACAGGAGCGGTCACGGGACTGTTGTTGATGGCACTGACGGAGCAATAGTGGTGCCAAAAAATGTGGATTAA
- a CDS encoding zinc metalloprotease HtpX, which produces MFLILDPIYMVLAVAGYMVMFLLAGFIAPKVAGRVAGRFSLYTSMLLLALLILSISATILYVILVYAGISAGFTGLIAFLVIINFLMYLASPYIINMMYGAKHSPELQAIVDEAAMRLGERRRFKAMLVHSPPNAFAYGNFLTGKFVAVSDSLVSMLSRDELLAVVGHEIGHHRHRDSAVMLLLGLLPSVIFYLGYAMVHSALRDDRNGKQLAIIGIAAVIASFVVQILVLAFSRLREYYADTEGVRVAGKLPMQSSLAKIHAFYFRAPRAYADIQDSSFKTLFIYAFVNAVANPYVSMRDIEALKRMEVSPLQEFMSTHPPIPKRLRFIDSLPY; this is translated from the coding sequence ATGTTCCTGATACTGGATCCGATATACATGGTGCTGGCCGTGGCGGGATACATGGTAATGTTCCTGCTCGCAGGCTTCATAGCGCCGAAGGTAGCGGGCAGGGTCGCAGGGAGGTTTTCCCTGTACACCTCGATGCTCCTGCTCGCCCTGCTGATACTCAGCATAAGCGCGACAATACTCTACGTGATTCTGGTTTACGCTGGCATCTCTGCAGGCTTTACAGGACTCATCGCGTTCCTCGTGATCATAAACTTCCTGATGTACCTCGCCTCCCCGTACATCATCAACATGATGTACGGTGCAAAGCACAGTCCGGAGCTTCAGGCCATCGTCGATGAGGCGGCAATGAGGCTTGGTGAGAGGAGAAGGTTCAAGGCCATGCTCGTCCACTCACCGCCCAACGCCTTTGCCTACGGAAACTTCCTGACCGGAAAATTCGTCGCGGTCTCGGACTCTCTCGTGAGCATGCTGTCGAGGGACGAGCTTCTTGCAGTCGTTGGCCACGAGATCGGCCACCACAGACACAGAGACTCTGCGGTGATGCTCCTCCTCGGTTTGCTGCCGTCGGTGATTTTCTACCTTGGCTACGCGATGGTTCACTCCGCCCTCAGGGATGACAGGAACGGAAAGCAGCTGGCCATAATCGGGATCGCAGCAGTGATAGCAAGCTTCGTCGTTCAGATACTCGTGCTCGCGTTCAGCAGGCTGAGGGAGTACTACGCGGACACAGAAGGCGTGAGGGTTGCAGGAAAGCTCCCGATGCAGAGCTCACTCGCCAAGATCCACGCGTTCTACTTCAGGGCTCCGAGGGCGTATGCGGACATACAGGACAGCAGCTTCAAGACCCTCTTCATCTACGCGTTCGTTAATGCGGTGGCGAACCCGTACGTTTCGATGAGGGACATCGAGGCGCTCAAGAGGATGGAGGTATCCCCGCTGCAGGAGTTCATGTCCACACACCCGCCAATCCCGAAGAGGCTGAGGTTCATAGACTCCCTGCCGTACTGA
- a CDS encoding flavin reductase family protein, producing the protein MNPEALYRISYGLYVVSSHLDGRPNGQIANTVFQVTSDPVMVAACLNKQNLTHEYVSKSGVFSVSVLEKQTPMAFIGRFGFRSGRDLDKFDGVDFFWGKSGAPVVREHAIAYIEARVVDRMDVRSHTLFVGEVVEAEVLGGGEPLTYADYHYLKKGKTPQTATVYFRD; encoded by the coding sequence ATGAACCCCGAGGCCCTGTACAGGATAAGCTACGGCCTCTACGTTGTTTCAAGCCACCTCGATGGCAGGCCGAACGGCCAGATCGCCAACACGGTCTTTCAGGTAACCTCAGACCCGGTCATGGTTGCAGCCTGTCTTAACAAGCAGAACCTCACGCACGAGTATGTCTCAAAATCGGGAGTGTTCTCAGTCTCGGTTCTCGAGAAGCAGACGCCCATGGCGTTCATAGGCAGGTTCGGGTTCAGGAGCGGGAGGGACCTCGACAAGTTCGATGGAGTGGACTTCTTCTGGGGAAAGAGCGGTGCTCCGGTTGTGAGGGAGCATGCGATAGCTTACATCGAGGCGAGGGTTGTGGACAGGATGGATGTCAGAAGCCACACGCTGTTCGTCGGAGAGGTTGTCGAGGCGGAGGTGCTTGGCGGGGGAGAGCCTCTTACGTACGCGGACTACCACTATCTGAAGAAGGGTAAAACTCCCCAAACCGCTACGGTTTACTTCAGGGACTGA